A DNA window from Pseudoalteromonas spongiae UST010723-006 contains the following coding sequences:
- the nadA gene encoding quinolinate synthase NadA has product MSLAEQIMPEDYIFPPKPAPLSNDEKQAYKERIKSLLKEKDAVLVAHYYTDPEIQALAEETGGCVADSLEMARFGSKHPAKTIVVAGVRFMGETAKILTPEKTVVMPTLEATCSLDVGCPIDEFSAFCDQHPDRKVVVYANTSTAVKARADWIVTSSCALEIVEHLDEQGDKIIWGPDKHLGSYIQKQTGADMIMWNGACIVHDEFKTKALKDMKALHPDAAVLVHPESPAEIVDLADAVGSTSQLIKAAQEMDNQKFIVATDRGIFYKMQQLCPEKEFFEAPTQGEGATCRSCAHCPWMAMNGLKAIEEALLDASGKEVFVDMELREGALRSLNRMLDFSASLKLATTNNT; this is encoded by the coding sequence ATGAGCTTAGCTGAACAAATTATGCCTGAGGATTATATTTTTCCTCCCAAGCCAGCCCCTTTATCAAACGATGAAAAGCAGGCGTATAAAGAACGTATTAAATCACTTCTAAAAGAGAAAGATGCGGTATTAGTGGCACACTATTATACCGATCCTGAAATTCAAGCCCTGGCTGAAGAAACCGGTGGTTGTGTTGCAGACTCGTTAGAAATGGCGCGTTTTGGTAGTAAACACCCAGCAAAAACTATTGTGGTTGCAGGTGTGCGCTTTATGGGCGAGACAGCCAAAATCTTAACGCCAGAAAAAACAGTTGTGATGCCAACGCTAGAAGCAACGTGTTCACTGGATGTTGGTTGTCCAATTGATGAGTTCTCAGCGTTTTGCGATCAGCACCCAGATCGCAAAGTGGTGGTGTATGCAAATACTTCAACGGCAGTTAAAGCTCGCGCAGATTGGATTGTTACCTCAAGCTGTGCACTTGAAATTGTTGAACACCTTGACGAGCAAGGCGACAAGATTATTTGGGGCCCTGATAAACACTTAGGCTCGTATATTCAAAAGCAAACTGGCGCAGATATGATCATGTGGAATGGCGCATGTATCGTTCACGATGAATTCAAGACAAAAGCGCTAAAAGATATGAAAGCCCTGCACCCTGATGCAGCGGTATTAGTGCACCCAGAGTCACCTGCTGAAATTGTTGATTTAGCTGATGCGGTAGGGTCAACGAGCCAGTTAATCAAAGCAGCACAAGAGATGGACAATCAAAAGTTCATCGTGGCAACAGATCGCGGCATTTTTTATAAAATGCAGCAATTGTGCCCTGAAAAAGAATTTTTTGAAGCACCAACTCAAGGTGAAGGTGCAACATGTCGTAGCTGTGCGCACTGTCCTTGGATGGCGATGAATGGCCTAAAAGCGATTGAAGAAGCATTGCTTGATGCAAGCGGTAAAGAAGTGTTTGTGGATATGGAGCTTCGTGAAGGCGCGCTACGTTCGCTTAATCGTATGCTAGATTTTTCTGCATCGTTAAAGTTGGCAACAACAAACAATACTTAA
- a CDS encoding NYN domain-containing protein has protein sequence MKDKEKIALFIDADNAPAIKIDVILSELARYGVVNIRKAYGNWKSPCIKPWEDVLHEYAIQPIQQFDLTKGKNATDIALVIDAMDVLYTKDVDTICLVSSDCDFTPLVTRALADGKFVIGFGERKAPSAFVNSCSKFLYLDDIEQTEQPVQKRKPSIKSDTRLMNMLRQAVEASEEDDGWAQLGPIGKHISNHASFDQRNYGFKKLSDLFAAIDLFEMKRTHGSVTWVRDIRKHKTS, from the coding sequence TTGAAAGACAAGGAAAAAATTGCATTGTTTATTGATGCAGATAACGCTCCCGCTATAAAAATTGACGTAATCTTGTCTGAACTTGCACGATATGGCGTAGTAAACATCCGTAAAGCATATGGAAACTGGAAAAGCCCATGTATTAAACCGTGGGAAGATGTGCTTCACGAGTATGCTATTCAACCAATCCAGCAATTTGACTTAACCAAAGGAAAGAATGCAACAGACATAGCTTTGGTAATTGATGCTATGGATGTTCTCTATACTAAAGATGTAGATACTATTTGCTTAGTTTCCTCTGATTGTGATTTCACACCATTAGTTACGCGTGCGCTTGCCGATGGCAAGTTTGTAATAGGCTTTGGTGAAAGAAAAGCACCAAGTGCATTCGTCAATAGTTGTTCCAAGTTTTTATATCTTGATGATATAGAACAAACTGAGCAGCCTGTTCAAAAACGTAAACCAAGTATTAAAAGCGACACTCGATTGATGAATATGTTGCGCCAGGCTGTTGAGGCATCTGAAGAAGATGACGGTTGGGCACAGCTTGGTCCTATTGGTAAACATATCTCTAACCATGCGTCGTTTGATCAGAGAAACTACGGGTTTAAGAAATTAAGTGATTTGTTTGCAGCCATAGATTTGTTTGAAATGAAGCGTACACATGGTTCAGTCACGTGGGTTAGAGATATTCGTAAACATAAAACTAGTTAG
- a CDS encoding ExeM/NucH family extracellular endonuclease → MLKKTLLASAIALATASANANVVISEYVEGGSYNKAVEVYNAGDTAVDLSTYALNFYFNGKTEIGRTITLAGELAPNTTYVVAHSRAAEALKAKAQLDTDGSWFNGDDAVTLTNSDTVVDSLGQIGVDPGSAWVSGDVRTQDRSLVRLESVKSGRTDAYAAFDGELEWMALPKDDFSNVGSHNQQTEEPDPVECGGDATLISAIQGNGDASSRVGETVEVQAVVTVSLQGDNQLKGFFLQEESFDQDSDLTTSEGIFVYYNKTEVAQGDVVKLRAKVEEKYGQTQLAYVGDLKVCGTESYSATEITLPAEGGLEAYEGMLVSVSNELVVNDTYGLSRYGELKLGTERLFQSTQVALPGDAANAVEAENKLKSITLDDGSSAQNPEVIPYPTPELDAYNTLRLGDKVNGLTGVLGYGYSQYRIHPTTTPNFIPENERSEAPDAVENSNLRIASFNVLNYFNGDGQGGGFPTPRGADTAEEFERQKAKTVSAILALDADVIGLLEMENDGFSDLSAIADLVASLNAAQANDTYAFVNLNTEQVGGDAIMSAIIYRSNKVAEIGTAAFTEAVPFDYGNRPPVMQTFTDKLTKENFSVVVTHLRSKGSCSKAEGLDTDQKDGQGCWNQTRVNAVNKLNEWLATNPTTVADEDMVILGDMNAYGEEDPIYAFVNNGFVNIKKQRFGHTRDYSYVYQGRIGSLDHAFASSSMYDKVVGIQDWHINADEPVSLDYNMEYKSDKHLASLYAGHAYRASDHDPIVIDFDTRPAPTVIEGTFENLSGWFWWDHRTIELPAGFDTLEVSIEGDGEADLYVRHGKQPNFFKYDCRPYLWGSNETCTLDKPEEGKWYFRLRGILPYANVTLRYKATKQNF, encoded by the coding sequence ATGTTAAAGAAAACACTTTTGGCAAGCGCAATTGCCTTGGCAACAGCCAGTGCCAATGCGAATGTGGTCATTTCGGAATACGTTGAAGGCGGCAGCTACAATAAAGCGGTTGAAGTTTATAATGCAGGCGATACCGCAGTTGATTTATCAACTTACGCACTAAACTTTTATTTTAACGGTAAGACGGAAATTGGCCGTACGATAACGCTTGCTGGTGAGCTTGCACCTAACACTACTTATGTTGTTGCACATTCACGTGCAGCGGAAGCGTTAAAAGCAAAAGCGCAGCTTGATACTGATGGCAGTTGGTTTAACGGTGATGACGCGGTTACATTAACTAACAGCGACACTGTGGTTGATAGCTTAGGCCAAATTGGTGTCGATCCAGGTTCAGCTTGGGTAAGCGGCGATGTACGCACTCAAGACCGTTCGTTAGTTAGATTAGAATCTGTAAAATCTGGCCGTACAGATGCGTATGCGGCGTTTGACGGCGAACTTGAATGGATGGCATTGCCAAAAGATGATTTTTCAAATGTGGGTAGCCACAACCAGCAAACAGAAGAGCCGGACCCAGTTGAATGCGGTGGTGATGCAACTCTTATTAGTGCTATCCAAGGGAATGGTGATGCGAGCTCGCGTGTTGGCGAAACAGTTGAAGTGCAAGCAGTTGTTACTGTAAGCCTGCAAGGTGATAATCAGTTAAAAGGCTTTTTCTTGCAAGAAGAGTCATTTGACCAAGACAGTGACTTAACCACATCAGAAGGTATTTTTGTTTATTACAACAAAACTGAAGTAGCACAAGGTGATGTTGTAAAACTACGTGCAAAAGTAGAAGAAAAATATGGGCAAACTCAACTTGCTTATGTTGGTGATCTTAAAGTGTGTGGTACAGAAAGTTACAGCGCCACAGAAATAACACTACCAGCTGAAGGTGGCTTAGAAGCGTATGAAGGTATGCTTGTAAGTGTATCTAATGAGCTAGTTGTAAATGACACTTATGGTCTTTCACGCTATGGCGAGTTAAAACTTGGCACAGAACGTTTATTCCAAAGCACACAAGTTGCACTGCCTGGTGATGCTGCAAATGCAGTAGAGGCTGAAAACAAGCTTAAATCTATTACATTAGATGATGGTTCAAGCGCGCAAAACCCTGAGGTAATCCCATACCCAACGCCAGAACTTGATGCTTACAATACATTGCGTTTAGGCGATAAAGTAAATGGCCTTACTGGTGTGCTTGGCTATGGCTATAGCCAGTACCGTATTCACCCAACAACAACACCAAACTTTATCCCTGAAAATGAGCGTAGCGAAGCGCCAGACGCTGTTGAAAACAGTAATTTACGAATTGCGAGCTTTAACGTACTTAATTACTTCAATGGTGACGGCCAAGGCGGTGGTTTCCCAACGCCTCGTGGTGCAGACACTGCAGAAGAATTTGAACGTCAAAAAGCAAAAACAGTGAGTGCAATTTTAGCGCTAGATGCAGATGTGATTGGTTTACTTGAAATGGAAAACGATGGTTTTTCTGATTTAAGTGCAATTGCTGATTTAGTTGCGTCTTTAAATGCCGCTCAAGCAAACGATACCTATGCCTTTGTTAATTTAAACACGGAACAGGTCGGTGGCGACGCAATTATGTCGGCGATTATTTATCGCAGTAACAAAGTGGCAGAAATAGGCACAGCTGCGTTCACTGAAGCAGTTCCGTTTGATTACGGAAACCGTCCACCAGTAATGCAAACCTTTACAGATAAGCTAACCAAAGAGAATTTCTCTGTAGTGGTTACTCACTTACGTTCTAAAGGTAGCTGTAGTAAAGCGGAAGGTTTAGATACAGACCAAAAGGATGGTCAAGGTTGTTGGAACCAAACTCGCGTTAACGCAGTTAATAAACTGAATGAGTGGTTAGCGACTAATCCAACTACTGTAGCTGATGAAGATATGGTAATTCTTGGTGATATGAACGCGTATGGTGAAGAAGACCCAATCTATGCATTTGTTAACAATGGTTTTGTAAACATTAAAAAGCAACGCTTTGGTCATACACGTGATTACTCGTATGTATATCAAGGTCGCATTGGTAGTTTAGATCACGCATTTGCATCAAGCAGCATGTATGACAAAGTAGTTGGTATTCAAGATTGGCATATTAATGCTGACGAGCCAGTTTCACTTGACTACAACATGGAATATAAATCAGATAAGCACCTAGCAAGTTTATATGCTGGTCACGCTTATCGTGCATCTGATCACGACCCAATCGTAATTGACTTTGATACGCGCCCAGCGCCAACAGTTATTGAAGGTACATTTGAAAACCTATCTGGTTGGTTCTGGTGGGATCACCGTACTATTGAACTGCCAGCGGGTTTTGATACGTTAGAAGTGTCAATAGAAGGCGATGGTGAAGCAGATTTATATGTGCGCCACGGTAAACAGCCTAACTTCTTTAAATATGATTGTCGTCCATATTTATGGGGCAGCAACGAAACATGTACGCTAGACAAACCTGAAGAGGGTAAGTGGTATTTCCGTCTGCGTGGTATTTTACCGTATGCAAATGTGACACTGCGCTACAAAGCAACTAAGCAAAATTTCTAA
- a CDS encoding phosphotransferase encodes MLNDTIQQQICQTLGKPNIHQVDTFKTVWSGFGALHRISFAKNDESVVVKSICKPTEIHHPKGWNSDFASARKLSSYRNEQYFYRHYSNKLNVATPQFLGLLAADNTQYLLLSDLASAGFEAIAEDDISAVKGILDWLACFHAQNLNVSDNKLWQQGGYWHLATRPDELNAMSHTALKAAAPALDNQLRSCPYQTLIHGDAKIANFMMSQNTVAGYDFQYVGKGIGIQDVMLLLSSAFTSEQLYAVEHELLNYYQTAFLKYCDVFAKPGGTQILSCWLALYSIAWADFVRFLEGWSPKHWKLHEYAWHHANKALANIS; translated from the coding sequence ATGCTAAATGACACTATTCAACAGCAAATATGCCAAACTCTTGGCAAGCCAAATATTCACCAAGTAGATACCTTCAAAACAGTTTGGAGTGGCTTTGGTGCACTGCATCGTATTTCGTTTGCTAAAAATGATGAATCGGTAGTAGTAAAATCCATTTGCAAGCCAACTGAAATACACCACCCGAAGGGCTGGAATAGTGACTTTGCATCTGCTCGAAAGCTAAGCTCTTATCGCAATGAACAATATTTTTATCGCCACTACAGCAACAAACTAAATGTCGCTACGCCACAATTTTTAGGGTTACTGGCAGCTGATAATACGCAATATTTACTGCTCAGTGATTTAGCATCTGCAGGGTTTGAAGCCATAGCAGAAGATGATATCTCAGCGGTTAAAGGGATTCTTGATTGGTTGGCGTGTTTTCATGCGCAAAATCTTAATGTCAGTGACAATAAGCTATGGCAGCAAGGCGGTTATTGGCATCTTGCGACGCGTCCGGATGAGTTAAATGCAATGTCGCATACAGCGTTAAAAGCGGCAGCGCCAGCGTTAGATAATCAATTGCGGAGTTGTCCGTATCAAACACTTATTCATGGCGATGCTAAAATTGCTAACTTTATGATGTCGCAAAATACCGTTGCAGGGTATGACTTTCAGTATGTTGGCAAAGGCATTGGTATACAAGACGTAATGTTGTTACTCAGTAGTGCATTTACCAGTGAGCAACTATATGCTGTTGAGCATGAGTTACTGAATTATTATCAAACGGCGTTTTTAAAGTATTGTGATGTGTTTGCTAAGCCGGGCGGTACGCAAATTTTATCGTGCTGGTTAGCACTTTATAGCATTGCGTGGGCGGACTTTGTGCGCTTTTTAGAGGGCTGGTCACCAAAACATTGGAAATTACATGAATATGCGTGGCATCACGCTAATAAGGCTTTAGCAAATATCTCGTAA
- a CDS encoding amidohydrolase family protein, with protein sequence MDTQRNNAIFDPHLHLFDLDEGDYFWLKNALPPWPKISLIQRNFTPADLKLPVHFQLDGYAHIEAGFNNTHPAAEIAFLEQKYKRAHCAISYAQIDQDPHTFKEQIQDFSRYATFVGIRDISEGADAERLLKPEVVSNFALLESHQLIFEAQFELHQHPITKRLCDLAKACPTLNIVLNHAGLVTAESFDDWHTAIKNLARFDNIAIKYSGFEMIDLPLNEPFRKTVLTTLVTHFGENRVMFASNFPICLMASSYASLWQQYYDLCPNKALWQKLSFANAKRIYQIQK encoded by the coding sequence GTGGATACACAGCGCAATAACGCCATATTCGACCCTCACCTTCATCTTTTTGATTTAGATGAAGGTGATTATTTTTGGCTCAAAAATGCACTGCCCCCTTGGCCAAAAATTAGTTTAATTCAACGCAATTTCACACCAGCCGATTTAAAACTACCGGTACATTTTCAGCTTGACGGCTACGCGCATATTGAAGCGGGTTTTAATAATACTCACCCCGCGGCCGAAATCGCCTTTTTAGAACAAAAATACAAACGCGCGCATTGTGCGATAAGTTATGCGCAAATTGACCAAGACCCACATACCTTTAAAGAGCAAATTCAGGACTTTTCACGCTATGCTACTTTTGTTGGCATTCGAGATATTAGTGAAGGTGCGGATGCCGAGCGATTATTAAAGCCAGAAGTCGTAAGCAATTTTGCGCTGCTTGAAAGCCATCAGTTAATCTTTGAGGCGCAGTTTGAACTTCACCAACACCCTATCACAAAGCGCTTATGTGATTTAGCAAAAGCATGCCCCACTTTAAATATTGTGTTAAATCACGCAGGTCTGGTTACAGCTGAATCGTTTGATGATTGGCACACAGCAATCAAAAACCTGGCACGCTTTGATAATATCGCGATAAAGTATTCTGGGTTTGAAATGATAGATTTGCCATTAAACGAACCATTCAGAAAAACGGTGTTGACCACACTAGTTACACATTTTGGCGAAAACCGCGTTATGTTTGCCAGTAACTTTCCAATTTGTTTAATGGCATCAAGTTATGCCTCGCTTTGGCAACAATATTACGACCTGTGCCCTAATAAAGCACTGTGGCAAAAGCTCAGTTTTGCTAACGCGAAGCGAATTTATCAGATACAGAAATAG
- a CDS encoding SDR family NAD(P)-dependent oxidoreductase, producing the protein MSKVAVVTGGSKGIGLATVSRLIDDGYIVYNLDISHSDVGHFIDCDVSNVDAVGNVIANIGQQHQSIDVVVSNAGRHLSANIENTSEQMLDELFSLNVKGAFSLIKHALPFMKQNGGAIVLVASDQALIGKRNSFAYNLSKAALASMARTTALDYAEYNIRANAVCPGTIETPLYHAAIDSYCEKSGANKAEVHAEEEALQPLNRLGQATEVADYIGFLVSDKATFITGSLQVIDGGYTAQ; encoded by the coding sequence ATGAGTAAGGTCGCAGTAGTTACTGGCGGTAGTAAAGGCATTGGCCTTGCTACCGTTTCGCGATTAATTGACGATGGTTATATCGTATACAACCTGGATATTAGCCATTCAGATGTCGGGCATTTTATCGACTGCGATGTGAGCAATGTTGATGCGGTTGGCAACGTGATTGCAAATATAGGGCAACAACATCAATCAATTGATGTGGTTGTATCTAATGCAGGTCGCCACCTTTCAGCTAACATCGAAAACACATCTGAACAGATGCTAGATGAGCTATTTTCGTTGAATGTGAAAGGCGCGTTTAGCCTAATTAAGCATGCGCTACCTTTTATGAAACAAAACGGCGGCGCAATTGTGCTAGTAGCGTCTGATCAAGCGCTTATTGGTAAGCGAAACTCCTTCGCATATAACTTATCTAAAGCGGCACTTGCCTCAATGGCACGTACCACCGCGTTAGACTATGCCGAATATAACATTCGTGCCAACGCTGTTTGTCCAGGTACCATTGAAACACCGCTTTATCATGCAGCTATAGATAGTTACTGTGAAAAAAGCGGCGCTAACAAGGCCGAAGTACACGCTGAAGAAGAAGCACTACAACCGCTTAACCGTTTAGGTCAGGCAACTGAGGTAGCAGATTACATTGGCTTTTTGGTCAGTGATAAAGCGACATTTATCACCGGTAGCTTGCAGGTTATTGACGGTGGATACACAGCGCAATAA
- a CDS encoding FKBP-type peptidyl-prolyl cis-trans isomerase produces the protein MQIAKDAVVEFHYTVFEGDTQLESSKDGSPLAYLHGHEGMLPGLENALDGKAADEKFSVELEAKDAYGPRHDNAVQRIPLKHLQGAKVWKPGMTAVVHTDQGQRQVTIIKVGRFNADCDLNHPFAGKDLTFNIEVVSVREATSEELSHGHVHGAGGCGH, from the coding sequence ATGCAAATCGCAAAAGACGCCGTTGTTGAATTTCATTACACCGTTTTTGAAGGTGACACTCAGTTAGAATCAAGCAAAGATGGCTCTCCACTAGCTTACCTTCATGGCCATGAAGGTATGTTACCAGGTTTAGAAAATGCGCTTGATGGCAAAGCAGCTGATGAGAAATTTAGCGTTGAGCTTGAAGCTAAAGACGCATACGGGCCACGCCACGATAATGCAGTTCAGCGTATTCCTTTAAAGCACTTACAAGGTGCTAAAGTATGGAAGCCAGGCATGACTGCCGTTGTGCATACCGATCAAGGTCAACGCCAAGTAACAATCATTAAAGTTGGTCGCTTTAACGCTGATTGTGATTTAAACCACCCATTTGCTGGTAAAGATTTAACCTTTAATATCGAAGTTGTATCAGTACGCGAAGCAACAAGCGAAGAGTTATCGCACGGCCATGTGCATGGCGCTGGCGGTTGCGGCCACTAA
- a CDS encoding LysM peptidoglycan-binding domain-containing protein, translating into MYRSPELKGLLLSLLFALVAPTVSAVSDKSNIWQLIAENRQLANLSHPRIDDKLHWYSQQSFYASNISLRAKPYLPYIVAELKKRNMPIELALLPIVESDFRMTKSQKGAAGIWQLMPLIAQHYNVPINGYYDGRFDLVLSTHAALSYLNELYVTFDKNWLLAIAAYNCGEGKVKEAIRINKHNAKPVDFWHLPLPQETKDYVPKLLAVNKLIANNPSFFPPVESISSTRIIDVEQPFSIIVIAELLQVPSAEILKLNRAYIADKSAPNGPFHLLLPKKLGITLEQVLLFSRYGKDKGYTVKKGDSLYRLANLTNTSISKLKALNRLTTDVLYIGQRLILPASSKSMPSLVREYAISRYIKRAKPEIERLEVSYQVKPSDSLWHIATLFDVTIKQLRDWNALPRKGIIKPGQELKIVITQAKAAPQNILTSGDITEQLPYFSISQTATLNN; encoded by the coding sequence ATGTATCGCTCACCCGAGTTAAAAGGTCTATTGCTATCGCTGTTATTTGCATTAGTAGCACCAACTGTATCTGCCGTGAGCGACAAATCGAATATTTGGCAACTTATTGCTGAAAATCGACAGCTAGCAAACCTCTCACACCCACGAATAGACGATAAATTACACTGGTATTCGCAACAATCGTTTTATGCCAGCAATATTTCATTGCGTGCAAAGCCATACTTACCCTACATAGTTGCAGAGCTTAAAAAACGTAATATGCCGATAGAATTAGCCCTACTGCCCATTGTTGAAAGTGATTTTCGTATGACTAAATCACAAAAAGGCGCGGCGGGAATTTGGCAACTTATGCCACTGATTGCACAGCATTATAATGTGCCAATTAACGGATATTACGATGGCCGCTTCGACTTAGTGCTTTCAACCCATGCTGCACTGAGTTATTTAAACGAACTATACGTGACTTTTGACAAAAACTGGTTGTTAGCAATCGCGGCCTATAACTGCGGTGAGGGTAAAGTAAAAGAGGCAATACGTATAAATAAACATAACGCTAAACCGGTAGATTTTTGGCATTTGCCATTACCGCAAGAAACCAAAGATTATGTACCTAAGCTATTAGCGGTTAACAAACTGATTGCGAACAATCCGTCGTTTTTTCCACCTGTGGAAAGCATATCCTCTACTCGTATCATCGATGTAGAGCAGCCCTTTTCCATTATTGTAATTGCAGAACTGCTCCAAGTGCCTAGCGCGGAAATATTAAAACTAAATCGCGCTTATATCGCTGATAAAAGTGCACCAAATGGCCCCTTTCATTTGCTGCTACCAAAAAAGCTCGGCATCACACTAGAACAAGTATTGTTGTTTAGCCGCTATGGTAAAGATAAAGGATACACAGTTAAAAAGGGGGACTCTTTATACCGCTTAGCAAACCTCACCAACACATCAATTTCAAAGTTAAAAGCGCTTAATCGTTTAACTACAGATGTATTGTATATCGGGCAGCGTTTAATCTTACCCGCCAGCAGTAAAAGCATGCCGAGTTTAGTGCGTGAATATGCCATTAGTCGTTACATCAAACGGGCAAAACCGGAAATCGAAAGATTAGAAGTATCTTATCAGGTTAAACCGAGCGATTCCCTTTGGCACATTGCCACTTTGTTTGATGTTACCATCAAGCAACTGCGCGATTGGAATGCATTGCCGCGAAAAGGCATTATAAAACCAGGGCAAGAATTAAAAATTGTTATTACGCAAGCTAAAGCGGCGCCGCAAAACATACTTACATCTGGCGATATCACCGAGCAACTGCCCTACTTTTCAATTAGCCAAACTGCGACATTAAACAATTGA
- a CDS encoding cell division protein ZapA — MAQGDNQGLAITLLGKQHMIACPKGKEDELLAAANRLNDELNEFKQRAHTKSDDKVLLMVALNLCHQLLSADAQHTKQMNQLIVKLLSAVE, encoded by the coding sequence ATGGCGCAAGGTGATAATCAGGGCCTCGCAATAACCTTACTTGGCAAGCAACATATGATTGCTTGCCCAAAAGGCAAAGAAGATGAGCTGCTTGCTGCAGCCAACCGTTTAAACGATGAGTTAAACGAATTTAAACAGCGTGCACACACCAAAAGCGATGATAAAGTATTGCTGATGGTCGCTTTGAATCTTTGTCACCAATTACTCAGTGCTGACGCGCAACATACCAAGCAAATGAACCAACTGATTGTTAAGTTGTTGTCAGCAGTCGAATAA
- a CDS encoding 23S rRNA (adenine(2030)-N(6))-methyltransferase RlmJ, protein MLSYRHSFHAGNPADVIKHLVLIETLTYLTQKDKPLEYIDTHSGVGIYRLANADAQKTQEYLDGIAKLWQYTGDNQAIANYVERVKQFNKGELEFYPGSPLVADSLLRDSDKRWLFELHPQDSESLKNNMAELSTRRKQTHVRKENGFAGLLGLLPPQAKRGCVLIDPPYEIKSDYEQVVKTVKKANARFNSGTIMIWYPVVTRERIEKMEQGLIASGIRNIQLFELATSADSDELGMTASGMIVINPPWTLKKNMDACLPELVSLLSDEGGFYRSEQLVEE, encoded by the coding sequence ATGCTTAGCTATCGTCACTCTTTTCATGCAGGTAACCCTGCTGATGTTATTAAACATTTAGTATTAATTGAAACGCTTACTTATCTTACGCAAAAAGATAAGCCACTTGAATACATTGATACCCACTCAGGTGTTGGCATTTATCGTTTAGCCAATGCAGACGCCCAAAAAACGCAAGAGTATTTAGATGGTATTGCTAAGTTATGGCAATACACAGGTGATAACCAAGCAATTGCAAATTATGTTGAGCGTGTAAAACAGTTTAATAAAGGGGAACTTGAGTTCTACCCAGGTTCGCCACTTGTTGCTGACAGCTTGTTACGTGATAGCGACAAGCGCTGGTTATTCGAACTGCACCCGCAAGACAGCGAAAGCTTAAAAAACAATATGGCTGAGCTTAGCACGCGTCGCAAGCAAACCCACGTTCGTAAAGAAAATGGATTTGCAGGACTATTAGGTTTACTACCACCTCAGGCAAAACGTGGTTGCGTATTAATTGATCCTCCTTACGAAATAAAGTCAGATTACGAGCAAGTTGTTAAAACCGTTAAAAAAGCCAACGCGAGATTTAACAGTGGCACGATTATGATTTGGTATCCTGTAGTGACACGCGAGCGCATTGAAAAAATGGAGCAGGGGCTTATAGCATCGGGTATTCGCAATATTCAGTTATTTGAGCTTGCGACGAGCGCAGATAGTGATGAATTAGGCATGACGGCCTCAGGCATGATTGTGATAAACCCACCATGGACATTGAAAAAAAACATGGATGCATGTTTACCAGAACTTGTTTCCTTGTTATCGGATGAAGGTGGTTTTTACCGTAGCGAACAACTCGTTGAAGAATAA